A region of the Candidatus Methylomirabilota bacterium genome:
AGCCGCCAGCGCCCCGCGTCACGGAAGGCGTCCGCAGGGCGCGAGCCCGGAGCCGCGCCGGCGGCACCCGTGGCGCCGCGGTCCACCGCGCCGAGATGCTCGCTCAGCGCAGCCGCCGCCAGGGCCAGCTCGGGTGCGGGCGCCGTTGCGACCGCCGCGAACCCGGCGAGGAACTCGCGCTCGATCCACTCCACGTCGAACGCCCCGCGCTCCACCTCGCGGGCGCGCACCAGCGCCCTCAGGAACGGCAGGTTGGTGGTGACGCCGTGGATCAGGGTCTCGTCGAGCGCCGCGGCGAGGCGGACGAGGGCCGCGGCGCGGTCGGTTCCGAACGCGACGACCTTGCCGAGGATCGGGTCGTAGTGCACCGGCACCTCGTCGCCGCTTTCGATCCCGCGATCCACGCGCACGAACGGCGCGCGCGGCCAGCGCACCTCGAGCGCGCGCCCCGCCTGGGGCAGGAAGTTGGCGGCCGCGTCCTCGGCGTAGACCCGCGCCTCGATCGCGTGGCCGCGCCGCACCACGTCGCCCTGCTCGAGCGGCAGCGCGCCCTCCGCCGCGATCGCGACCTGGGCGCGCACCAGGTCCACGCCGGTCACCATCTCGGTCACCGGGTGCTCGACCTGGAGCCGGGTGTTCATCTCCAGGAACCAGAAGTTTCCGGGGGACACCCCCGAACCCCCGGGTGCACCGTCCTCCCCGTCCCCGGATTCATAGAGGAACTCGACCGTGCCGGCGCCGACGTAGCCGGCCACCTCGGCCACCCGCACCGCCGCCTCCCCCATCGCCCGGCGGGTCTCGTCGGGGAACGCCGGCGCCGGCGCTTCCTCGATCAGCTTCTGGTGGCGGCGCTGGATCGAGCACTCCCGCTCCCCCAGCCAGACACAGCGGCCGTGGGTGTCGGCGAAGACCTGGATCTCGATGTGACGGGGCCAGACGAGATAGCGCTCGATGTAGCACTCGGCGTGCCCGAAGCCCTGCTCTGCTTCGGAGGCGGCGCTGGCGAAGGCGTCGCGGGCCTCGGCGGCCGAGGCCACCACCCGGATGCCCCTACCACCACCGCCGAACGCGGCCTTGATGGCGACGGGCCAGCCGAACTCGTCGCCGAAACGGGCGACCTCGGCCGCATCGGCCAGCGCCACGGTGGTGCCCGGCACGACCGCCACCCCGGCTTTTTCGGCCGCCAGGCGGGCCGACAGCTTGTCGCCCATCATGTCGAGGGCGGCCGGCGGCGGCCCGACGAAGACGGCCCCGGCGTCGGCCACCGCTTGGGCGAAGGCGGCGTTCTCGGAAAGGAACCCGTAGCCGGGATGGACGGCCTCCGCACCCGACGACCGCAGTGCGGCCACGATCTGGCCGACGTCGAGGTAGCTCTCGGCGGCGGTGTTGCCGCGCAGCGGCACGGCCT
Encoded here:
- a CDS encoding biotin carboxylase N-terminal domain-containing protein, which codes for MNTVAAAPFSRLLVANRGEIAVRVIRACRELGITTVTVYSEADAGARHVRLADEAVPLRGNTAAESYLDVGQIVAALRSSGAEAVHPGYGFLSENAAFAQAVADAGAVFVGPPPAALDMMGDKLSARLAAEKAGVAVVPGTTVALADAAEVARFGDEFGWPVAIKAAFGGGGRGIRVVASAAEARDAFASAASEAEQGFGHAECYIERYLVWPRHIEIQVFADTHGRCVWLGERECSIQRRHQKLIEEAPAPAFPDETRRAMGEAAVRVAEVAGYVGAGTVEFLYESGDGEDGAPGGSGVSPGNFWFLEMNTRLQVEHPVTEMVTGVDLVRAQVAIAAEGALPLEQGDVVRRGHAIEARVYAEDAAANFLPQAGRALEVRWPRAPFVRVDRGIESGDEVPVHYDPILGKVVAFGTDRAAALVRLAAALDETLIHGVTTNLPFLRALVRAREVERGAFDVEWIEREFLAGFAAVATAPAPELALAAAALSEHLGAVDRGATGAAGAAPGSRPADAFRDAGRWRLPGLE